The genomic segment GCTTAAAGCTACACAGTCACTGCAGGGTACATCTTCTGTTCGCTGTTGCTGTGGGGGTAAGGAGACTGAATTGGCCTGTATCCACTTTGCAAACCATCCAGGAAAGGGGGAGGCACAGGGGCCATGGACATAGAGTCATGTTGCACTGCATATCCCACATACTGTGGGTGCAGATATTGACCTTGATGGGGCACAATCTGTGTAGCCTGCTGGCAGTTCAGTACTGAGAAGTTGGTAGGCATGTTCACATACACATTATTCATGGTCCCTTCAGGTAAACAGCAATTGGTTTGTGACCTGGTAGGGCCACCCCGGGCACCAGAGTTGGCACTCGAactagagctggcagcagtgcTCGACTGACGAGAGGAGGACCCTCGGGAGGTGCTGGCACTTGGAATCATGGGGATGGTCTCCATTATCCGATTACTTCCAGGAGCGCGGCTCTGTTGAGGCTCTTGCTTGGGTCGCAGACATCGACAGCAACAAGCTGCTACCAGAGATCCCAAGATGATGAATGCAACAAAAACAGACCCAACAATAAGGAACGGAACATAAATAGGCACTGCCAACAGAAAAGAAACTCTGTTAAAGAAATGACACCAGTGGAGAACCATGtgctacaaacaaacaaaggagttGCAAACTTCTTTACTGGCAATGATTGGACTACAAGGGAAATAAAGGCCTTGGAAAGTAGACCTTTAGGTCAGCATTCTGTGGCAGAAACACAGAATGGAAGAACAATCATATAACTTTAACTTTCTGTTCTGGTAGCCCCTCTGGTATGCAACCAATTTTGCAACCAGTGCAATAACAGCCACAGAACAACGGAACTGGCCAAAATGGGACAATGCTTACCTGATTGCCCGTTTGCTTTGTGTTTCTGCAATAGAATACTGTCCTTATCTACTTACCTTTCCTAAGATTTAAGAGGAGAAACAATGCAAATAAAGCATCACTAAAGCCTTAGGGCTGATGGGATAGAGCAGAGAATTATACTGGGGAGATCAACAGCCACCTATGGCTCACATGCAACCCTCCCAAGGCCGTTTTTAGCACCATATCTAGGCAccttaaaaatggggaaaaaatctaaaactttggggaggggcaaaTAATACAGGTTTCTCCTCCAATTActtcctacagtggacccttgacttacagacggcttgacttacagactttt from the Pogona vitticeps strain Pit_001003342236 chromosome 3, PviZW2.1, whole genome shotgun sequence genome contains:
- the SHISA2 gene encoding protein shisa-2 homolog isoform X1, yielding MGRGRASPGRAGPPALLLLLLLVGLAAREGRASGEYCHGWQDGAAWRDGFQCPEHFDDGDATICCGTCALRYCCARPEARLDQGVCDNDRQQGGAEHGRPDKDAPDGAAVPIYVPFLIVGSVFVAFIILGSLVAACCCRCLRPKQEPQQSRAPGSNRIMETIPMIPSASTSRGSSSRQSSTAASSSSSANSGARGGPTRSQTNCCLPEGTMNNVYVNMPTNFSVLNCQQATQIVPHQGQYLHPQYVGYAVQHDSMSMAPVPPPFLDGLQSGYRPIQSPYPHSNSEQKMYPAVTV
- the SHISA2 gene encoding protein shisa-2 homolog isoform X2 yields the protein MGRGRASPGRAGPPALLLLLLLVGLAAREGRASGEYCHGWQDGAAWRDGFQCPEHFDDGDATICCGTCALRYCCARPEARLDQGVCDNDRQQGGAEHGRPDKDAPDGAAACCCRCLRPKQEPQQSRAPGSNRIMETIPMIPSASTSRGSSSRQSSTAASSSSSANSGARGGPTRSQTNCCLPEGTMNNVYVNMPTNFSVLNCQQATQIVPHQGQYLHPQYVGYAVQHDSMSMAPVPPPFLDGLQSGYRPIQSPYPHSNSEQKMYPAVTV